Within Candidatus Rubrimentiphilum sp., the genomic segment CCCGTGCACGGCGAAAAGCTCATCGCGCTAACGTTTGATGACGGTCCCTATCCGGTTTTCACTCCGCTGCTGTTGGACGAGCTAAACGCGCTGAAGCTTCCGGCGACGTTTTTCCTTATAGGCCACGACGCGCAGCATTGGCCCGAGCTTACGCAGCGGATCGAACGCAGCGGCGACGAGATCGCCAATCACACGCAAACGCATCCCGATCTCGATCTGCTCTCCGGCGCGCAAGTGCGTAACGAGATCGCGGGAGGCCGTGCTTCGCTCAGCGCGATCGTGCGCGATCCCGCCATCGACACGTTCTTCCGGCCGCCGCATGGGCGCTATACGGCCGGCACGGTGCAGATAGCGCAGTCGCTGGGGTATACGACGGTGCTTTGGAACGACGACCCCGGAGACTGGCGCACCAGCGTGGTGTCGCCGGGCGAGCTGACCCAGCACATCGTGCACGCTGCGACCGCGCCGGATATCGTGCTGCTGCATAGCGGCAAACTCGCCACGATCGAGATGTTGCCGGCGGTGGCGGCAGCCTTCCGCTCGGCCGGCTACCGGTTCGTCACGGTTGGGCAGCTGCTCAGGGCAGTCCGGGCCGACGATGTGAACCATCCGGCCAGGCATCCCGTTTAACCCCAAGAGCCATGCCGCGTCAAATCATCGATACGGAGTCGAGCCGGCCGCGTTACGTGCGGCGGGTGACCGCGACGATTGTGGTCGCGGTCCTGGTCGTGGCCCTGTTCGTTATCGCCTTTGCCCTGCATTTTCCAGGAAAGTGATCCGCGCTGCGGGTATCCTGGGAAGCCACCCCTCTAGGAGAAGTATGCTGCGTCGCTCTTTCCCCGGACTGATCTTTGCCCTGGCATGCGGTGCCGTGTTTGCCGCGTGCGGCGGCGGCGGGGGGTACAACACCGTCCCCTCAAGCGGCGGCGTCCCCGGGATTGGGCCGAACTTTGTCACGGGCACACTCTACGTGACCAACACGACGCAAAACGTCGTAGAGCTCTATACGCCGAGTCCGGCGGCAGCCGCGACGCCGCAATACGCGATCGGCGGCTCGAACACGCAGCTCAACGGACCGCAGTACGCGGCATTCGACAGTTCGACGCGGCTGTACACAACGAATTACAATCCGGGAACACAGGCCGCCGCTATTAACGTCTACGCGCAGTTCGCCACCGGTAACGTGCTACCGTTCGCAACAGTGAGCGGTCCGGGAACATTGCTCGATCAGCCGCACGGCATCGCGCTCGTGAGCGACGGAACGCTCGTTGTGGCCAACACGTCGGCGACCGGAGCCTTTACGAGCGCCATTCTAGTGTTCACACCGCTAACGTCGGTCTCGGCGCCGGGGCTGTCGGTCGTTATTGCGGGCAACCTCACGCAGCTGAACAGTCCCAATGGCGTTGCCATCGATTCGACCAAAAGAATTTTCGTGACCAACCGCGGGAGCGGCTCGGTGACGGCGTACGTCATTCCGACTCCGACGCCCGTTCCATCGACGACGCCGACGGCCACGCCGACCACAAATCCGTCCGCAAGTCCCTCGCCGACGCCGACGCCGATTCCGTTCAACAGCAACGTGGCGCCGAGCGTCGTAATCGCCGGAGCTGCCACGGGGCTGATCGCGCCAACCGGGATCACCTTGGATGCGAACAACGTAATCTACGTGACCGATCCCGACAACGGCAATCCGAGCGTCCGGATCTTTGCAGCCGGAGCGAACGGAAACGTCGCGCCGACGCGCGTCATCGCGGGCGCGCTAACCCAACTTTCGAATCCTCTTGACGTGAAACTGGACGCGGCCGGAAACATCTACGTGACCGATGCGGGGGCGAACAAATTGTTGATCTTTGCTCCGGCAGCCAATGGAAATGTCGCGCCGATGGTCGCGATAGCGCTGCCGGTTGGCAGCGTCACGGGGCTCGCGCTATCGCCCTAGAGCGTCGTGCGCCGGCCGCCGACCGCGAAGCCAAGCTGAATGCCCTGCTTGCGCTCATCAACGAACGCGCCGGCCACATCCTCGACCGCAAACGCATCGTCGAATCCCTGAGTGAAGACATCCGCGCCGCGTTCGGCGCGGCTCGCGCCGTCATTTATGGGCGAGACGATGCTCCCGGTTTTGCGCGCGTGCTGGCGCAGGCGCAAAAAGACCGCGTCGGCACACCGATGCCGGCCACCGTGGAGATCGCGCAAACCTGGCTGGACGACGTTTTCAAAGGGTCGGTCATCACGCGAGCGCGTGCGACCGACGATCCGCACGATGGCCTGATGCGCGCCATGAACGCCGGGTCTGCCTTGATCGCACCGTTGATTATCGAGGGGCGCGTCGAAAACGCAATCGCGCTTCATTTTACGGAGCCCAACGCGTTTGACGAAATCGATGCGCTCTTGCTGCGCTCGGTGGCATCGCACGTTGCGCTGGCATTGGCCAACGTCCAAGTGTACGAACTCGAACGTCTGCGCAGGGCGCGGGCCGAGTCGCTGGAGCGCGTCGTGCGGATGCTGCGAGACACGCGCACGGTCGAAGAAGTCGTTCTCGTTTTTGCCGTTACCGTTTCACACGAGGTGAAGGTCGCGTGCGCCATCTATGAGGTCGATCGCACGGCCGCGATGCGGCGCGCGGTGCGAACGCTCGAACCGGCGCGTGCCGGTATGCCGGTGCGTTTCGATGCCTCGCACCTTTTGCCGATGCTCGAGCGCGGCGATCTGACGCTCTCCGAAAAATTGCCCGACACCGAACGCAAACGTCTTTTCGGCAGCAACAGCGGAGCGGTGGTGCCGCTGCGGAGCGACGAAAACGTTTGGGGATTCATACTCTTCATGGACTCGCCCGGAGCTTTCGATTGGCAAGACGTTGAGCGCCGCGTCTATTTGCGCACGCTCGCCTCGCATCTGGAGCTCGCGCTTTCGGCCGCGATCGGTTTCGAGCGAATTCAACAGCTGGCCCGCGCGCTCTCGGAAAGCAACGAATTCAAAGACGACCTGCTGGCGATGCTGGCCCACGACTTCAAAGGTCCGCTCACCGTCATCGCGGGCTATTGCGAACTCTTGCTCGAGAACGCGCCCGCGGCCGTGCACGAAGAACTCGAAACGATCTACTCGCAGACGCAGCGGCTGGTGCGGCTCTCCGAAGACGCGGTCGCGCTGGCGCAGACGCAGGCCGGCGGTTTTTCACTCGACCGCTCGATTCTCGACTTGCGCGAAGTACTGGAGGAGAGCGTGAAGGCGCGCAACCGCGCCGAGGATCGCATCCGCTTTGAAGCTTCGAAGGAGCCCGTGCCCGTTTCGCTGGATCCCGGGCGTTTTAATCACGTGCTGGATAACTTGCTGATGAACGCTCTGAAGTATTCGGACGGCGAGGTGCTCGTGCGGGTAAGCCGGGGCGACGACAACGCCACCATAACCGTGGTCGATCGCGGGATCGGCATCCCCAAAGACGAGCTGGCCCAGGTTTTCACCCGGTTCGGCCGCGCCAGCAACGCCCGGCGCAAGGGCATCTCCGGCTCGGGAGTGGGCCTGTATGTGAGCCGGAAGATCGTGGACGTCCACGGCGGCAGCATCGCGGTCGCCTCGACCGAGGGCCGGGGAAGCACGTTCACGATTACCCTGCCCCTGGCCGAGACCCGCTAGAGCAACCCTCGCGCGCGACGAACGGTACTAAGACAGGCATGTCAATTCTCAAACTTTTCGACGGCAACGAACGAGAGATCGGCCGTCTGCGGCGCACCGTCGCGCAAGTCAACGCGTTCGAGCCGGCGATTTCCGCGCTTTCGGACGACGAGCTGCGCGCAAAGACGCCGTACTTCCGCGAGCGTCTAGCCGCCGGCGAGTCGCTCGACGCCATGCTGCCGGAGGTCTTCGCGGTGGCGCGAGAGGCCGCCAAGCGAAGCGTCGGCATGCGCCACTTCGACGTGCAGATCATGGGCGGCGAGGTTCTCTACGAAGGCCGGATTGCCGAGATGAAGACCGGCGAAGGCAAGACCTTGGTCGCGACGCTGCCGGTCTATGCGCGCGCGCTCGAAGGCCGCGGCGTGCACGTCGTAACGGTCAACGATTATTTGGCCAAGCGCGACGCCGAGTGGATGGGACCGATCTATGAGGCGCTCGGTTTAACTGTCGGCGTCATTCAGCACGATCTCGAACCCGCGCAGCGTCGCGCCGCCTACAATTGCGATGTCACCTATGTGACCAACAACGAAGTCGGATTCGACTATCTGCGCGACAACATGGCGTGGCAGGTCGAAGACATGGTGCAGCGCGAGCAGTACTTCGCGCTGGTAGACGAAGTTGACTCGATCCTCGTCGACGAAGCGCGCACGCCGCTCATCATCAGCGGCCAGGGCACCGAGCCGACCGAGTTGTACGAACAGTTCGCGCAGATCGTTCCGCGGATGAAGAAGGGCGAAGATTTTACCGTTGACGAGAAAGCGCACGCCGCACCGATCACGGAAGCCGGCGTCGCCAAAGTTGAGAAGATGCTCGGCGTCACCAACCTCTACGATCAGCGCAACATCGAACTTACGCACCAACTGAACGCGGCGCTCAAGGCATGGAATCTCTTCCACCGCGACCAGCAGTACATCGTCAAAGACAACGAAGTGATCATCGTTGATGAGTTCACCGGACGCCTCATGTACGGCCGGCGCTACTCCGACGGCATCCATCAAGCGATCGAAGCCAAGGAAGGCATCAAGGTCCGCAGCGAGGACCAAACGCTGGCCACGATCACGTTCCAGAACTATTTCCGTTTGTATGAACGGATCGCGGGCATGACGGGTACCGCGAAGACCGAGGAGCGCGAATTTCGGGATATTTACGGGCTCGACGTCGTCGTCATTCCGACGAACATGCCGATGATTCGCAAAGACAACTCCGACATCGTTTACAAGACGGAGCAGGCCAAGTTCAAGTCTGTCGTTGACGAGATCATCGCCGAGCACGAAAAGGGCCGGCCGGTGTTGGTCGGCACGCGCTCGATTGAGAAGTCCGAGATGCTCGCGGCGCAGCTGCGGCGGCGCGGCGTCGAGTGCAACGTCCTCAACGCCAAGTATCACGCTCAGGAAGCCGAGATCATCAAGGATGCCGGTCAGGGCAGCCAGGTGACTATTGCCACGAACATGGCGGGCCGCGGCACCGA encodes:
- a CDS encoding ATP-binding protein, translating into MRAAFGAARAVIYGRDDAPGFARVLAQAQKDRVGTPMPATVEIAQTWLDDVFKGSVITRARATDDPHDGLMRAMNAGSALIAPLIIEGRVENAIALHFTEPNAFDEIDALLLRSVASHVALALANVQVYELERLRRARAESLERVVRMLRDTRTVEEVVLVFAVTVSHEVKVACAIYEVDRTAAMRRAVRTLEPARAGMPVRFDASHLLPMLERGDLTLSEKLPDTERKRLFGSNSGAVVPLRSDENVWGFILFMDSPGAFDWQDVERRVYLRTLASHLELALSAAIGFERIQQLARALSESNEFKDDLLAMLAHDFKGPLTVIAGYCELLLENAPAAVHEELETIYSQTQRLVRLSEDAVALAQTQAGGFSLDRSILDLREVLEESVKARNRAEDRIRFEASKEPVPVSLDPGRFNHVLDNLLMNALKYSDGEVLVRVSRGDDNATITVVDRGIGIPKDELAQVFTRFGRASNARRKGISGSGVGLYVSRKIVDVHGGSIAVASTEGRGSTFTITLPLAETR
- a CDS encoding polysaccharide deacetylase family protein, producing MNRARAIAALAVCAIIAYGIYRLFLHASHLQPAIVTPQMDAREAVAPSLLGHVRRLLRDPAISGAPVHGEKLIALTFDDGPYPVFTPLLLDELNALKLPATFFLIGHDAQHWPELTQRIERSGDEIANHTQTHPDLDLLSGAQVRNEIAGGRASLSAIVRDPAIDTFFRPPHGRYTAGTVQIAQSLGYTTVLWNDDPGDWRTSVVSPGELTQHIVHAATAPDIVLLHSGKLATIEMLPAVAAAFRSAGYRFVTVGQLLRAVRADDVNHPARHPV
- the secA gene encoding preprotein translocase subunit SecA; this translates as MSILKLFDGNEREIGRLRRTVAQVNAFEPAISALSDDELRAKTPYFRERLAAGESLDAMLPEVFAVAREAAKRSVGMRHFDVQIMGGEVLYEGRIAEMKTGEGKTLVATLPVYARALEGRGVHVVTVNDYLAKRDAEWMGPIYEALGLTVGVIQHDLEPAQRRAAYNCDVTYVTNNEVGFDYLRDNMAWQVEDMVQREQYFALVDEVDSILVDEARTPLIISGQGTEPTELYEQFAQIVPRMKKGEDFTVDEKAHAAPITEAGVAKVEKMLGVTNLYDQRNIELTHQLNAALKAWNLFHRDQQYIVKDNEVIIVDEFTGRLMYGRRYSDGIHQAIEAKEGIKVRSEDQTLATITFQNYFRLYERIAGMTGTAKTEEREFRDIYGLDVVVIPTNMPMIRKDNSDIVYKTEQAKFKSVVDEIIAEHEKGRPVLVGTRSIEKSEMLAAQLRRRGVECNVLNAKYHAQEAEIIKDAGQGSQVTIATNMAGRGTDIKLGDGIAQIGGLHIIGTERHESRRIDNQLRGRSGRQGDPGSTRFYVSLEDEVMRLFGGERMTNIMERVGFSDEAPIESGLVTKSLERAQSKVEAHNYEIRKHVLEYDDVMNKQREVIYGDRRAILRGTFDSREFMLQTLEAKVDSAVQGNAPENAHPSDWDLEEMINELELIFPIKQSLSVTDIEKKDREEIRRVLHDKALEAYEAKEAEVTPEILRMVEQRYLLLPIIDRMWVDHLYVMDHLKSGIGLRGYGQIDPRVEYEKEAYEIFEDLKSNIADEAIKGVFRVVIEEGPPQGAQSNGLPGSPSLEPIPSGQMIPQPARPRALHTNRDDETPTQPVHRADRKVGRNELCPCGSGKKYKKCHGAAA